The genomic region AAAGCCGGTGAGTGACACCATAGCGTTTCAATGCCTTCTCCATCTGGGCATTACAAAagtgggtacctctatcactgaTAAGCGCCCTTGGGGTACCAAAGCGAGCAAACAATTTCTTCAAAAATCTCACTACAACCCTCGCATCATTTTTAGGCAAGGCTTAAGCCTCCACCCATTTCGACACATAATCTATAGCAACGAGGATGTATCGGTTCCCTCGAGACATCGGGAACGGacccatgaaatcaataccccataTATCAAAAACCTCCACTACCTGCATCGGATTTTGGGGCATCTCATTTCGGGATGAGATATTACCTACTCTCTGACAAGCATCACAACTCCTAACCAACTCATGAGCATCTCGAAACACTGTCGGCCAATAGAATCCAGAATCCAACACCTTCCTCGCGGTGTAAGAAGCTCCATAATGTCCTCCGGTAGGCCCCTCGTGACAATGCCTGAGAACCTGCATACGCTCCTCTCCAGCAATACATCTCCTCACAACCTGATCAACTCCAACACGAAAAAGATGCGGATCATCCCAGAAGTAGTACTTCGAGTCCGCTATCAGCTTCCTCCTCTGATGGAAAGACATCTCCGGCTGTATCACCTTCTCCTTTAAATAATTCACTATATCAGCATACCAAAGCATTCCCTCATCCTCGGGTTTCACAAACATCAAAGTCTCATGAGGAAAACTATCGCCAATCTCATCCTCATCACTCTCATCACTCTCGAGATTCTCAAGTCTAGACAAATGATCTGCTGCAACGTTTTCGGCTCCCTTCTTATCCCGAATCTCAAGATCAAACTCCTGCAagagtagaatccaccgaatcaagCGCGGTTTCGCATCTTTCTTCGCAAACAAATGCCTCAATGCCGCGTGATCGGTGTAGACGACGACTTTAGAAAGAACCAGGTAGGAACGAAATTTATCGAGAGCAAAGACAACTGCCAGGAGCTCTTTCTCCGTGGTGGTATAATGCTCCTGGGCGTCATTCAGGGTCTTGCTCGCATAGTAAATCGGATGAAATCGCTTCTCTCTACGCTGTCCTAGAATAGCTCCAACCGCGAAATCGCTCGCGTCACACATAATCTCAAAAGGAAGACTCCAATCGGGAGCAATAAGAATCGGCGCACTCACTAATTTCTCCTTAAGAAACTCAAACGCCCTCACACACTCCTCAGAAAAATCGAAGGGAACATCCTTCTCCAATAACCGGGTCATAGGCCTCGCAATCTTAGAAAAATCACGGATGAACCGACGGTAAAATCCCGCGTGGCCTAGAAAACTACGAACAGACTTCACAGAAGTTGGCGGTGGAAGTCTAGAAATCGCGTCGATTTTAGCTCTATCGACCTCAATACCCGCCCGTGAAATCTTATGACCCaaaactatgccctccttcaccatgaagtggcatttctcccagttcaaCATCAAATTTGTCTCCTCACATCGAGCCAACATACGATCAAGATTTCGCAAACACTGATCAAAGGAACTCCTAAAAAcagaaaaatcatccataaataCCTCCATCGAGTCCTCGATCATATCATGAAATATCGCCACCATACAACGCTGAAATGTGGCTGGAGCATTACATAACCCGAAAGGCATACGGCGATAAGCAAAGGTACCGTACGGGcatgtaaaagtggttttctcctgatcctccGGTGCAATGGGGATCTGGAAATAACCTGAGAAGCCATCAAGGAAGCAGTAGAACTGCTGCCCTGATAGACGCTCCAGCATCTGATCAATGAAAGGAagaggaaagtggtctttcctcgTGGCGTCATTAAGTCTACGATAGTCGATGCAGACTCTCCAGCCTGTAACAGTCCTTGTGGGAATCAACTCGTTCCTCTCATTCGGAACCACTGTCATGCCTCCTTTCTTAGGCACCACCTGAACTGGACTAACCCATGCAGAATCAGAGATTGGGTAAATCAGGCCTGCATCTAACAATTTTATCACCTCCTTCTTTACCACATCCTGCATGTTTGGGTTTAGTCGACGCTGCGGCTGAACTACGGGCTTAAACTCATCCTCCATCAGAATCTTATGTGTGCAGAACGAAGGGTTAATACCCTTTATGTCAACGAGCTTCCACGCGATCGCCTGCTTGTGTGCCTTAAGCACACCCATCAACTTCGTCTTCTCCTCCTCTGTCAACTCTGAAGAGATGATGACAGGTAACTGAGAACCGTCATCCAGAAAGGCATACTCCAGATGAGATGGCAAATCTTTCAGCTCCAGGGACGGGGGACTCTCCACAGATGGCCTCTCCTCAGGCTCCTTCCTCTCAACTACCTCAAAAACCTCAGAATGACTCTCGGACTCCCCATATGATGTAGTAGTCATCTCAACCTCCGGGATAAACGTGTCCAGAATCTGCGTGTCCGAAGCATCACGCCCACAAACCTTACTCAAGCAATGACCCACATGTGACATGATGGTGTCAACGAAGTAGAGAGTATCGTCGTGCTCTCTAGGATGAGTCATCGACCTATTGATATCAAAAGTGACCATGTCATCCTCTACGCGAAGTGTTAGCTTACCATCATAAACATCAATCAATGCTCTCGCGGTAGCTAGGAATGGTCGACCTAGAATCAATGGTACATGAGCATCCTCATCCATGTCTAAGATCACAAAGTCAACAGGGAAGACAAACTTGTCGACTTTCACTAACATGTTCTCCACAATCCCTCGCGGATATTTCACTGACCGATCCGCGAGCTGGAGACTCATACGAGTAGGAGAAGGCTCGCCTAGGTTGAGCTTAGCAAACACTGCATAGGGCATCAAATTTATGCTAGCTCCCAGGTCGGCCAAAGCATTGCTGACTGATAGATCACCAATCAAGCATGGAATAGTAAAGCTTCCCGGATCAGTCATCTTCTTGGGAAGACGATTCTGAAGAACTGCCGAGCACTCTTCACTCAAGGACACATGTGATAACTCCTCTAACTTCTTCTTATTACTAAGAATGTCCTTCAGGAATTTGGCATACTTGGGCATTTGCGCTAGAGCCTCTACGAAAGGAAGATTAATATGGAGCTGCTTAAACAAACCTAAGAATCTTGAGAACTGCTCCGCTTCCTTCTCTCTCTTAAATCTGCCCGGAAAAGGAATAGATGAATAATCACGAATgggctccttcttcttcttctgagaCTCACTGGactgtgcggtacttgctggggctAGCCTGGGTTGCACTTTGCCAGTGGGAGTCTCCATCTCTATCTCCTCATCAACCGGCTCTTCATCTACCACCGGTTGATCAACTGTGGCCCCTCTGCCACTCCGAGTCATGACAGCTTTAGCATGAGCATGAGAATTAGGATTAGGAACGATGTTACCCGGTAATCCACCTTGTGGCCTCTGCTGTAACTGTCTCGCCATCTCCCCCATTTGTCTCTCCAAATTCTGCAGCGAAGCTCCCTGATTTTTAAACATACGATCGTGCTCCTCGTGTCGCTGATTATTCGAAGTCATATACTGGTTCAGCTGTTGACTTTGAGCAAGTAGAATGTCCTTCAGCTCCTTGAACTCAGTACCAGATGATGATCCACTCGAAGATTGCTGTTGGAACCCTGGCGGGTTTCCTCCCGACCTCCAGTTGGATTGATTTTTCCAACCCGAATTATAAGAATTATTAAATGAAGCattttggaaatgattattcggGTTGGAAATATAGTCGACCTCTTCTTGTGATCTCACGGGGCAATCAACTGTCTCATGTCCTCCACGACATATCTCACACTTCCGCTCCTTCAACTTCATCTCCCTCATCTCCCTCTTCAAAGCCTCTAACTCAGCAGCCAAACTAGTGTCAGGAGTGACCTGATACACACCTTTAGCAGAGGAGGTGGTCCTAGTAGAAGGAATGGAATTCCTCGCAGGATGGCTCTGCTGACCGGCCATAGCAAAACTCTCAAACATTTCCTCACACTCAGTTGGGTCCTTTTTGTCCATGATACAACCTCCAGCGGCAGTATTAAACATCAGTTGAGTATCAGGAGTGAGACCATTATAAAATTTCTCCACTAGAGCCCATTCAGAAAGACCATGTTGGGGGCACTTGCTAAGCAAGGTTTGGAATCGCTCCCATGCCATGTAGTAAGGCTCATCGGGATCCATACGGAACGAATGGATCTGGTCTCGAAGGCGTGCGGCCTTGGATGGAGGGTAATACTTCTTGTAGAATTTTGATTTCAGAATCTCCCAAGTAGTGATAGAATTTTGAGGCAAAGTGTCGAGCCAAGTTGCAGCCCGACCAGAAAGGGAAAAGGGAAACAAGCGCAGATAAACTGCATCAGCGGTAACACCATGAAGATTGAAGGTGCTACAAATACGCAAGAATCGGGTGATGTGGCCTGGTGCATCCTCGTCCTCCAGACCGTGGAATTGAGCACTATTAGAAATTGTGGTCATGATATGGGAAGGGATCTGCCAATTCTGGTTAGCGGGTGCTTCGGGTGTCGTGATGGAAGTTCGGCCTCCGGTGAAGCCTTCAGTGGCATGCTGGTTCACAGTGCGTCTAGCAGGATTATCACCCATAGCAACTGTAGGAAAAGGAATAGGAATGAGTACCTTTTTGTCGGTGATCCTACTAATACGCTTCTGATGCTGGCTAAGACGCTCAAACAACTCTCGTTCGGGTTCAGATGAAGCAAAAAATTCGGGTGGTCCCTGTGAACGAGTATGGGGCATAAACTGGtggaaaaaaaaataactaaataaaaattaCGACTAcgctaaaaaaaataataaaaaataaataaaaaataaagacgACCTAACACCTAAGGGCACAAATAGCAATTAGCAATCAAAGCAAGGGCACCTCAAGGGAAATAACTAGAAAgcaaataaaaacaccaaaaatatGACTAAGGTCGTTCTCAAAGGTGCCTAAAAAAaaagtccccggcaacggcgccaaaaacttgatgtgtgatTTTTGCAATTAATTTTTAtgaccaagttttaaaagtggaACTCACTAACTACACACAACGGCAAGTGAACCGGACGTGAAAGTAGTATAACTAGCAAGACCGAGTATCGAACCGTGGACTCTAGACTGGCACTTATAATAATTAACCCTAATCACAATTCTAGTCCTAAATTGATTTTTAGaatttggttttcattttaaaattaattaaataatattttaactaaattaactaactTAACGGAACTAACGAACACGAAGGCAACTAAGACTGTGAACTCAACCAGGAGAGATGAACAAACCACTTAGGTAGGAATCACTAATGACACGTGAAGACAATAATTTGACAAATGACTTAGGTTTCAGTTTCTAACTGATTACTCTCTTGTGAAAGAGAATAAATCCTATAGTAATTAGGTAACAAGGAAAGTGACCCACTAACTCAAGAACCTAAGAACCGACCAATAAAACAACCAAAACATGTGATGGAGTGCTATAAGGAAACAAGCCTACTTAAAGGTcctaaatcccacaaatattaaATTGCAAAGGATTACCCTTAACCAACCCTCTAGATGTGAAGCAAGCTATAAGATGATACACCAAAATCCTAGGACTAACTGACACACGAATAAGCAGACGAACCCCGAGTTATCGGGTGCTCAAAACTACCAAACAATGCCCAGAATTACCTAGCAAATTCTAATTATCTTTCGAATCAAAGAAGATGGGTGCACACTAATGTCTAGCTGATTTTAAATTGATTTTATGTTATGACTtgttaccaagttcaaacaattagaTTGAGAATCGCGAATAAACAACCTAAAAGCGAGTTTTAACGCAACTAGTGGTGACTTATTCCTACCAAAAGCATTAAACTCATCAACCAAATCAATAAATTCAGCAAAACAAAAATATACACAATCAATTCTAGCAACAACTTATAACTAATTTACTCCAAAACATTGTCAAAGTCATATAGTCAAAATAAATATCAAACACGCATCAATAGATCATCCAAACCTAAGTGGCTTAAAAAGTTTTAGCCTCTAAACATAGTTTCAAATTCAAAACAAAGTCTAAAAGATGAAAACATGTTCATAATTGTCTAAAATAAATAATTAGAACAAGAAACGTTACGGGTTGCAATCTTCAATCACAAACAGCTTGTCACCTTCTTCTATGCCTCTCGTTTGCGTCTGCTGTTGCCTTGCTTCGTCCGTAGAGTTCTTCCTCCCAGAAGAAATTCTGCCGTCACGGTAGGTTGAATGATGATATCCCCCCCTCTCTCGAATAATAGCTGCCTTATATAATTTTATGTCAACCAAAATTGTTTCCGAGCTGGGCCTTGGCAGCGAATCACATAAAAAGTTGAAGTGGGCTTGCATAGACTAAAAGGTAGTCACCAAATATTATAAATGGTCAACGAATCATGGATCTGCTTCTTTTTTCTCATGAGTTGAGAATTAATTTCAACTTTAAACCACTTGACAAGATTAGTCCTCCATCTTTGGTTGGCTATTTTTAAATAGCTTATCTCTAATTGCAGTTCGGCCCTCCAAGTCTCATTATTATTCCTTTTTTTTCTTTGTGATGGAGCAGCTCATTTATGACCCATTTTAGCTCGCTTTTATTTCTTTATGCACCAAGACCTGTAATAAACAatctaataaaaaaaactaaaaactaataaaaactaCTCTAAAACTATTCAAAAATATACAATTTACATAAGATAAATGTATGTGTTTTACAACACATCAGAGAAAGAAATCATGAGGGAAGATAAGTGAGATCAACAAAGGATTTAAAAAGAATCGTTAAAATATCAACAAAGCATAACGAGTGTAATCATTTACTCATTTATCAAAAATGAATAAAcaacacagtgactaatcaaagtaaacgggtctttataatgtatcgcgaagacatgctttagcctataagtcgACACTCACCCTAAGAATTctcaggtaagagtgactggtctgattatgCGGGTTTGTACGAACTGATGAACACTTTAGCCTTAGGCAGAAAACTCaaggtacaggcatccacccttccggATTGCACGTGTTTACATTATTAAAACCCAAActtttgacgagattttgaaaatttacaAGGCTTAAAGGCCTAAAaataaatcatctaaggatagatgatgaTCTATTGTAAAACTTGGTGATTTGACATCTATGAGTGGATTAGGACTTTAACTTGTTtgggtaatcacctaaggataggtgatggttTTGTATATTTGTTGCACTAAGAATCTAGATGCAAGATAActcgtgttagggtcctaggaaggttatagtctaggttaaaagcattactaataacctaattctctataaccatggCTCTGATGccaatctgtaacaccccgaccgcgtaataAAACAACACGCGGCGAAAtcatcggggagtcacgttacaaattgttcACCACACATGATACtaaaagtttcattttattaataACATCGTTTTACAACACAAAGAATACAAGtaaatgttttttatttaaagaagtctaaggcccgaatgcgttcctatgtgtagcatgcttGTATGTcgaaacctgaaacatatgtgaaaaaaaaaaagtcaacaaATGAATGTTGGTGAGTACATAAGTTTTGTGGTCAAGTTCATGGCTTTGTGTTTGTATTGCAATACCTTGTCCGACTACGAGAGTTGATGAATAAGATCTTTGAAATCAGCTTTTAATAAATGTGTTTGGTATTGCAACATATTTTACCAACTAAGAAGGTTGGTATATTTAAAAGAAAAACTTGTAGTCATGAGACTCGACAAAATGTTTTCTTGTAAAATTatatggtttatatatatatatatatatatatatatatataggcactTGAAAATCCATTGTCATGTTTAGTATAACACAACTGTCATGTGTAGAAATCAATTGTCATGTGTGAGTAACCAATTGTCATGTATGTGTAAACCAATCGTCATGTAGAGTAAACCAATTGTCATGTTTGCGTAAACCAATAGTCATGTATAGAAAACCAATTGTCATGTTTAGTGGTTCGGTTAAACCACCAAAGGGTTTTTCCAAAGTTTCACGGGTTCTATCATTCCCCAGTGGGTTCTTCCTGAAATAATATCTGAAGAGGGAATGGGTCGTTAAACCTATAGCGCTTATCCATCAGTGGGTTCTTCCTAGATTAGGTCGGAAGCGGGATCGGGTTGTTACACCTATAGCGCTATAATATACTATCGATCAGCTTGTCAAGGTTTAATGTATGTTCTCGTGTCATAGATAATGCATCAACAAGTATTGCACAATATAAGCATGTTGTCTCATGtatattgttatatatatataaaccatatATATTAGTGTTTTGGTAACTTGGAAAAAGTGATAGtaggcacatatgaatcaccccaaaacatttgaaaaaagtaaaagaggggactatgtactcacttgggattgcatATGTGTCTTGTGTAAACGAAGCTCAAGTGTTCAAGTGGTTCCTAATGTGTCAGATAACTATGTGTTAGTGTATCAAGACTTTAAACGAGAGATCGAATAGAATGAGGTTTATAAACCAAACAAGTGAAGGACCTCGTATAATATGGTTCATAAtaccttacattctgatttggaagagTTTC from Helianthus annuus cultivar XRQ/B chromosome 10, HanXRQr2.0-SUNRISE, whole genome shotgun sequence harbors:
- the LOC118483021 gene encoding uncharacterized protein LOC118483021, coding for MGDNPARRTVNQHATEGFTGGRTSITTPEAPANQNWQIPSHIMTTISNSAQFHGLEDEDAPGHITRFLRICSTFNLHGVTADAVYLRLFPFSLSGRAATWLDTLPQNSITTWEILKSKFYKKYYPPSKAARLRDQIHSFRMDPDEPYYMAWERFQTLLSKCPQHGLSEWALVEKFYNGLTPDTQLMFNTAAGGCIMDKKDPTECEEMFESFAMAGQQSHPARNSIPSTRTTSSAKGVYQVTPDTSLAAELEALKREMREMKLKERKCEICRGGHETVDCPVRSQEEVDYISNPNNHFQNASFNNSYNSGWKNQSNWRSGGNPPGFQQQSSSGSSSGTEFKELKDILLAQSQQLNQYMTSNNQRHEEHDRMFKNQGASLQNLERQMGEMARQLQQRPQGGLPGNIVPNPNSHAHAKAVMTRSGRGATVDQPVVDEEPVDEEIEMETPTGKVQPRLAPASTAQSSESQKKKKEPIRDYSSIPFPGRFKREKEAEQFSRFLGLFKQLHINLPFVEALAQMPKYAKFLKDILSNKKKLEELSHVSLSEECSAVLQNRLPKKMTDPGSFTIPCLIGDLSVSNALADLGASINLMPYAVFAKLNLGEPSPTRMSLQLADRSVKYPRGIVENMLVKVDKFVFPVDFVILDMDEDAHVPLILGRPFLATARALIDVYDGKLTLRVEDDMVTFDINRSMTHPREHDDTLYFVDTIMSHVGHCLSKVCGRDASDTQILDTFIPEVEMTTTSYGESESHSEVFEVVERKEPEERPSVESPPSLELKDLPSHLEYAFLDDGSQLPVIISSELTEEEKTKLMGVLKAHKQAIAWKLVDIKGINPSFCTHKILMEDEFKPVVQPQRRLNPNMQDVVKKEVIKLLDAGLIYPISDSAWVSPVQVVPKKGGMTVVPNERNELIPTRTVTGWRVCIDYRRLNDATRKDHFPLPFIDQMLERLSGQQFYCFLDGFSGYFQIPIAPEDQEKTTFTCPYGTFAYRRMPFGLCNAPATFQRCMVAIFHDMIEDSMEVFMDDFSVFRSSFDQCLRNLDRMLARCEETNLMLNWEKCHFMVKEGIVLGHKISRAGIEVDRAKIDAISRLPPPTSVKSVRSFLGHAGFYRRFIRDFSKIARPMTRLLEKDVPFDFSEECVRAFEFLKEKLVSAPILIAPDWSLPFEIMCDASDFAVGAILGQRREKRFHPIYYASKTLNDAQEHYTTTEKELLAVVFALDKFRSYLVLSKVVVYTDHAALRHLFAKKDAKPRLIRWILLLQEFDLEIRDKKGAENVAADHLSRLENLESDESDEDEIGDSFPHETLMFVKPEDEGMLWYADIVNYLKEKVIQPEMSFHQRRKLIADSKYYFWDDPHLFRVGVDQVVRRCIAGEERMQVLRHCHEGPTGGHYGASYTARKVLDSGFYWPTVFRDAHELVRSCDACQRVGNISSRNEMPQNPMQVVEVFDIWGIDFMGPFPMSRGNRYILVAIDYVSKWVEA